The following coding sequences lie in one Paenibacillus durus ATCC 35681 genomic window:
- a CDS encoding TrkA C-terminal domain-containing protein — MQEKQEKTGYKSIALDIAGRIVSGEFPVNSKISGRSLLAGIYHVSPETIRKAIGLLKDENIVSVSQGKEIVISSDQKALEYTTRNNYLKSAYSLKQDLTKLLEEKHQMDQKFEVLLTQIIEASDRLQNLKPYHPVEIKINENSHVVGKTIGNLQFWQNTGATIIALRRGTEVTISPGPHVILGAHDMIIAVGDENMYKRTELFINRVTDQDEPEYEY; from the coding sequence TTGCAGGAAAAACAAGAGAAAACAGGCTACAAATCGATAGCCCTCGACATCGCAGGACGAATCGTAAGCGGCGAATTTCCCGTCAACAGCAAAATCTCGGGGCGTTCGCTTTTGGCCGGTATTTATCATGTGTCCCCGGAGACGATCCGTAAAGCTATCGGCCTGCTAAAGGATGAGAATATTGTATCTGTGTCCCAGGGCAAGGAAATTGTCATTTCCTCCGACCAAAAGGCATTGGAATACACAACCCGAAACAACTACTTGAAATCCGCTTATTCACTAAAACAGGACCTGACCAAATTGCTGGAGGAAAAGCATCAGATGGACCAAAAGTTCGAGGTGCTGTTGACCCAAATCATTGAAGCATCGGACAGGCTCCAGAATTTAAAACCTTATCATCCGGTGGAGATCAAAATAAATGAGAACTCGCATGTGGTCGGGAAAACGATCGGCAATCTGCAGTTTTGGCAAAATACCGGCGCGACGATTATTGCGCTTCGCAGAGGCACCGAGGTAACTATTTCTCCGGGACCGCATGTCATATTGGGAGCGCATGATATGATTATAGCGGTTGGTGACGAGAATATGTATAAAAGAACCGAGCTGTTCATTAACCGGGTGACCGATCAGGATGAACCGGAGTACGAATACTGA
- a CDS encoding sigma-70 family RNA polymerase sigma factor, translating into MEIPESEHFRSIFYEHYPAVRRKLIALVRDEAAADDLAQDVFLRLYRNPPDDPAALGAWLHRVLTRIGYDYLDKKARERRLQSKQELMYGTEASPPSGEELMLRKLDQEDVREWLDELPERDRQALLLRYSGYSYAEIAGELGVRAPAVGTLLHRATQRLKATASKSLPQMD; encoded by the coding sequence ATGGAAATTCCGGAATCCGAACATTTTCGATCGATATTTTATGAACACTACCCTGCTGTCCGGCGCAAATTGATCGCTCTTGTGCGCGATGAGGCGGCAGCCGATGATCTGGCTCAGGATGTATTCTTGCGGTTATACCGCAATCCCCCGGACGACCCGGCAGCGCTGGGCGCTTGGCTCCACCGTGTGCTTACCCGGATCGGCTATGATTATTTAGACAAGAAAGCAAGGGAACGGCGGCTGCAGAGCAAGCAGGAGCTGATGTACGGCACGGAGGCATCGCCGCCATCAGGCGAAGAATTGATGCTGCGCAAGCTGGATCAGGAGGATGTGCGGGAATGGCTGGATGAGCTGCCCGAGCGTGACAGACAGGCGCTTCTCCTCCGATATTCCGGTTACAGTTATGCGGAGATCGCCGGCGAACTTGGGGTCAGGGCTCCGGCTGTAGGCACGCTGCTGCACCGGGCTACGCAAAGGCTGAAAGCCACTGCATCCAAATCGCTGCCGCAAATGGACTGA
- a CDS encoding ABC transporter ATP-binding protein → MSVPAIETWSLTKEYDNGRGCRDVSITVGKGEAFGFLGPNGAGKSTLVKMLVGLITPSSGRAALLGYKIGSLAAKSQIGYLPELYRYQEWMTGEEVVELHARLCRVERSVTAKRVPALLEEVGLGQRGRDRVKHYSKGMQQRLGLACALVNDPEIIFLDEPSSALDPIGRREVRNILEKLKERGKTIFLNSHLLEEVELLCDRMALLNNGVILRHGRVSEVLRKQTKWLFKVGGFTPFLRSWLNEQTGLHIRLSSRQEQTFQGLNRGDPLPSGQSQSQDESVVWLEAELDSEEQAGWINALIVEQGMTLYEVTREQERLEEWFVNTVSGLDHRGERE, encoded by the coding sequence ATGAGTGTACCGGCAATAGAAACATGGTCCCTGACTAAAGAATATGATAACGGACGCGGTTGCCGGGATGTAAGCATTACCGTAGGGAAAGGGGAAGCCTTCGGCTTCCTCGGCCCTAACGGTGCAGGCAAAAGCACCTTGGTCAAAATGCTGGTCGGCCTGATTACACCCTCAAGCGGCAGAGCCGCATTGCTGGGCTACAAGATCGGTTCTCTTGCGGCGAAGTCGCAGATCGGCTATTTACCCGAATTATACCGTTACCAGGAGTGGATGACCGGAGAAGAAGTTGTGGAGCTTCATGCGCGGCTATGCCGTGTTGAGCGTTCGGTGACAGCCAAGCGGGTTCCGGCGCTTCTTGAGGAAGTAGGACTCGGACAGCGGGGAAGAGACAGGGTCAAGCATTACTCCAAAGGGATGCAGCAGCGGCTGGGACTTGCCTGCGCGCTGGTCAATGATCCCGAGATTATTTTTCTAGATGAGCCGTCATCGGCGCTGGACCCCATCGGACGCAGAGAAGTCCGTAATATTCTGGAGAAGCTGAAGGAGCGGGGTAAAACGATCTTTCTCAACTCCCATCTGCTGGAGGAGGTTGAGCTGCTGTGCGACCGGATGGCGCTGCTGAATAACGGTGTTATCCTGCGGCACGGCAGAGTGTCCGAGGTGCTGCGCAAGCAAACGAAGTGGCTTTTTAAAGTGGGCGGATTCACGCCTTTTTTGCGTTCCTGGCTGAATGAACAGACGGGTCTGCACATCAGGCTGTCTTCGCGGCAGGAGCAAACTTTCCAAGGGCTTAATAGAGGAGACCCGCTTCCGTCCGGGCAATCGCAATCGCAGGATGAAAGTGTAGTATGGCTGGAGGCCGAACTGGACAGCGAGGAGCAAGCGGGCTGGATCAATGCGCTCATCGTGGAGCAGGGAATGACGCTTTATGAAGTCACGCGTGAACAAGAACGTCTGGAAGAGTGGTTCGTGAATACCGTATCCGGACTTGACCACAGAGGTGAACGGGAATGA
- a CDS encoding ABC transporter permease → MRIIWGITWKEMLRKKVLLLTLLMTAVFLIGFWFLAGAIGDQGGQQGLGDSGEALINRFANGAVIMALGFMFGSFVLAFLAIFTSFSAIAGEAEAGVLQALLARPLPRWKWYVGRWLGYVTVGIAYALLLFVSILSITRTHAAIPLDPAAWIKSFLLFSLAVPLLVTVSMLGSGLFSAIGNGVFMTMLYGASWLGGMIERIGSGISRDPAVTDSLNRLTGIISLIMPADGLQRKVIAELFSFEELSGMVPIDMSSPGFNNLSSVPSNSFVVYAIVYMAAAFIIGMLRFKSKDL, encoded by the coding sequence ATGAGGATCATTTGGGGCATAACCTGGAAAGAAATGCTGCGCAAGAAAGTGCTGCTGCTTACTCTGCTCATGACTGCAGTATTTCTTATAGGCTTCTGGTTTTTGGCGGGCGCAATCGGAGATCAAGGCGGGCAGCAAGGGCTCGGCGACAGCGGAGAAGCATTGATAAACCGATTTGCAAACGGTGCGGTCATCATGGCGCTTGGTTTTATGTTCGGGTCATTTGTACTCGCGTTTCTGGCGATATTCACTTCTTTCTCGGCAATCGCGGGGGAAGCTGAAGCAGGCGTGCTTCAGGCGCTGCTTGCCCGGCCGCTTCCGCGCTGGAAGTGGTACGTCGGGCGTTGGCTGGGGTATGTAACCGTGGGAATCGCATACGCACTCCTGCTGTTTGTTTCCATTCTGTCCATTACCCGGACGCATGCCGCGATTCCATTAGATCCGGCAGCCTGGATCAAGTCCTTCCTGCTGTTTTCCCTGGCCGTCCCTCTGCTCGTGACCGTGTCCATGCTCGGCTCCGGATTATTCTCTGCCATTGGCAACGGGGTGTTTATGACGATGTTATACGGAGCAAGCTGGCTGGGAGGCATGATTGAACGGATCGGCTCTGGTATCAGCAGGGACCCTGCTGTGACGGATTCACTGAATCGCCTGACCGGAATCATATCGCTCATCATGCCTGCGGACGGTCTGCAGCGCAAAGTGATTGCCGAGTTGTTCAGCTTTGAGGAATTGAGCGGAATGGTTCCTATCGATATGTCTTCACCCGGATTCAACAATTTATCCTCGGTTCCTTCAAATTCCTTTGTTGTATATGCCATCGTGTACATGGCTGCAGCTTTTATTATCGGGATGCTGCGTTTTAAATCCAAGGATCTATAA